A single genomic interval of Lewinellaceae bacterium harbors:
- a CDS encoding DNA-directed RNA polymerase subunit alpha, with the protein MSILNFQKPDKIVMQKANDFEGLFEFKPLEPGFGQTVGNSLRRVLLSSLEGFAISAVRIAGVEHEFATIRGVVEDVVEIILNLKQVRLKQLLTEEDITAEKVYLTISGKEEFRAGDIEEHTNVFKIMNPDLLICQMEPFVNLEMELTITKGRGYVPADENLPKDAPIGVIPVDAIYTPIKNVAYRVENTRVGQRTDYEKLTIDVKTDGTIHPEDAIKEASRILIQHLMLITDENIKFDDETSREDNIVDEHILHMRKLLKTSLEDLDLSVRAYNCLKAAKINTLAELVRYDTHELLKFRNFGKKSLVEIEELLQDKGLTFGMDLSKYKLDEE; encoded by the coding sequence ATGAGCATTTTAAATTTCCAGAAGCCCGATAAGATTGTAATGCAAAAAGCCAACGACTTTGAAGGGCTTTTTGAATTCAAACCACTCGAGCCGGGCTTCGGCCAAACCGTCGGCAACTCCCTGCGCAGAGTACTGCTTTCCTCCCTGGAAGGCTTTGCTATTTCTGCCGTGCGTATTGCCGGCGTCGAACACGAATTCGCCACCATCCGCGGTGTGGTGGAAGATGTCGTGGAAATCATCCTCAACCTGAAGCAGGTGCGCCTCAAACAACTGCTGACGGAAGAAGACATCACCGCAGAAAAGGTCTACCTGACCATCAGCGGCAAGGAGGAATTTCGTGCCGGAGACATTGAAGAGCACACCAATGTCTTTAAGATCATGAACCCCGACCTGCTGATCTGCCAGATGGAGCCTTTTGTCAACCTGGAAATGGAGCTGACCATCACCAAAGGGCGCGGCTATGTGCCGGCAGACGAAAACCTGCCCAAGGACGCACCCATTGGCGTGATCCCGGTCGACGCCATTTACACGCCGATCAAAAACGTTGCCTATCGCGTCGAGAATACGCGGGTGGGCCAGCGCACCGACTATGAGAAACTGACCATTGACGTCAAGACGGACGGCACCATCCATCCGGAAGACGCGATCAAGGAAGCGTCTCGCATCCTCATCCAGCACCTGATGCTCATTACGGATGAGAACATCAAGTTTGATGACGAGACCAGCCGCGAAGACAACATCGTGGACGAGCACATCCTCCACATGCGCAAGCTGCTGAAGACTTCCCTGGAAGACCTCGACCTTTCCGTCCGCGCCTACAACTGCCTCAAGGCAGCCAAGATCAATACGCTGGCGGAACTGGTAAGATACGATACGCACGAGTTGCTGAAATTCCGCAACTTCGGCAAGAAATCTCTGGTCGAAATCGAAGAGCTGCTCCAGGATAAAGGGCTGACCTTCGGCATGGACCTGTCTAAGTACAAACTGGACGAAGAGTAA
- the rpsD gene encoding 30S ribosomal protein S4 — MARYTGPKTKKARAFGEPIYGFDKHFERKKYPPGQHGNTRRRRQKSDYALQLMEKQKAKYTYGVLERQFRNLFEKANSKAGVTGEVLLQMLEARLDNTVFRLGLAPTRRAARQLVSHRHITVNGILTNVPSFELRPGDIVSVRGKSQGLQIVKESVGGKSEVRKFPWLQFNPDKIQGVFLNYPERDQIPEKINEQLIVELYSK; from the coding sequence ATGGCGAGATATACAGGTCCAAAGACAAAAAAGGCAAGAGCATTCGGCGAGCCGATTTACGGCTTTGATAAACATTTCGAACGCAAGAAATACCCTCCCGGACAACACGGCAACACCCGCCGGAGGAGGCAGAAGTCCGATTATGCATTGCAGTTGATGGAAAAACAAAAAGCAAAATATACCTATGGGGTGCTGGAACGCCAGTTCCGCAACTTGTTTGAAAAAGCCAACAGCAAAGCAGGGGTAACCGGCGAGGTGCTGCTCCAAATGCTGGAAGCCCGCCTCGACAATACGGTTTTCCGCCTCGGCCTGGCACCAACCCGCCGGGCTGCCCGGCAACTGGTTTCTCACCGCCACATTACCGTCAACGGCATTCTGACCAACGTGCCGTCTTTTGAACTGCGCCCGGGAGACATCGTCTCCGTGCGGGGTAAGTCCCAGGGGCTGCAAATCGTCAAAGAGAGCGTAGGGGGGAAGTCTGAAGTGCGCAAGTTTCCGTGGCTGCAGTTCAACCCCGACAAAATCCAAGGTGTTTTCCTGAATTATCCGGAGCGCGACCAGATTCCGGAGAAGATCAATGAGCAATTGATCGTAGAATTGTACTCCAAGTAA
- the rpsK gene encoding 30S ribosomal protein S11, protein MAKGRSSKQKKVKKKSIRVDAEGMAYIKATFNNIIISVTNKKGQVISWSSAGKAGFRGSKKNTPYAAQIAATEAARTAYEAGLRTAEVHVKGPGSGREAAIRAIDVAGIKVTRIKDVTPVPHNGCRPPKRRRV, encoded by the coding sequence ATGGCAAAGGGAAGATCATCCAAGCAAAAGAAAGTCAAGAAGAAGAGTATACGGGTGGATGCTGAAGGCATGGCTTACATCAAGGCTACCTTCAACAACATTATCATTTCAGTGACGAACAAAAAGGGCCAGGTCATTTCCTGGTCTTCCGCCGGCAAAGCCGGTTTTCGCGGCTCCAAGAAGAATACGCCTTACGCTGCTCAGATCGCTGCTACTGAAGCGGCGCGCACTGCCTACGAGGCCGGCCTGCGCACTGCCGAGGTCCATGTGAAAGGGCCGGGCTCCGGCCGCGAAGCAGCTATCCGGGCCATCGATGTAGCAGGCATAAAAGTGACGCGCATCAAAGACGTTACGCCGGTTCCTCACAACGGCTGCCGTCCTCCGAAGCGCAGAAGGGTTTAA
- the rpsM gene encoding 30S ribosomal protein S13, whose protein sequence is MARIVGVDLPRNKRGVVSLTYIFGIGSSTASKILAKAGISEDLKVQDWSDENVREISQIITEEYKVEGELRSEVQMNIKRLMDIGCYRGLRHRRGLPVRGQRTRTNARTRKGKRKTVANKKKATK, encoded by the coding sequence ATGGCTCGTATAGTAGGTGTTGACTTGCCCAGAAACAAGCGCGGGGTTGTAAGCCTTACCTATATCTTCGGAATAGGTTCTTCTACCGCCAGCAAAATCCTGGCCAAGGCAGGAATTAGCGAAGACCTTAAGGTTCAGGACTGGTCCGACGAGAATGTCCGGGAAATTTCCCAGATCATTACGGAGGAGTACAAGGTGGAAGGGGAACTCCGTTCTGAGGTGCAGATGAACATTAAGCGCCTGATGGATATCGGATGTTACCGCGGCCTTCGCCACCGCCGGGGGCTCCCGGTGCGCGGCCAGCGCACCCGCACCAATGCCCGTACCCGCAAAGGGAAGCGCAAGACAGTGGCGAACAAGAAAAAGGCAACGAAGTAA
- the rpmJ gene encoding 50S ribosomal protein L36, translating into MKVRASVKKRSADCKIVKRKGKIYIINKKNPKFKQRQG; encoded by the coding sequence ATGAAAGTTAGAGCTTCTGTAAAAAAACGTTCCGCTGATTGCAAGATCGTAAAGAGAAAGGGGAAGATTTACATCATCAACAAGAAGAACCCGAAGTTCAAGCAGCGCCAGGGCTAA
- the infA gene encoding translation initiation factor IF-1, protein MSKKNLIKQDGVIEEALSNAMFRVRLENDHQIVATISGKMRMNYIRILPGDKVAVEMSPYDLSRGRIIYRYK, encoded by the coding sequence ATGTCCAAAAAGAATTTGATTAAGCAGGATGGTGTTATTGAAGAAGCCTTGTCCAACGCGATGTTCCGCGTCCGCCTGGAGAATGACCACCAGATCGTGGCCACTATCTCCGGCAAGATGCGGATGAACTATATCCGGATATTGCCGGGCGACAAGGTGGCGGTTGAGATGTCTCCTTACGACCTGTCGCGGGGGCGGATCATCTACCGCTACAAGTAA
- the map gene encoding type I methionyl aminopeptidase, producing MVFYKTDEEIEYIRESCLLVCKALAHVAAIIRPGVNGREIDQAAEELIRDHGAVPSFKGYNGFPATLCVSVNEHVVHGIPAPDQIFMDGDVVSVDCGAFLNGFHGDSAYTFPLGEVDEAVMELCRVTNTSLYKAIDAAIAGNRLGDIGFAVQQYVEREYKYGVVRELVGHGIGRELHEAPEVPNYGKRGRGPVLKAGLVIAIEPMVNLGRKEVRTEADGWTVYAKDRKPSAHYEHTVAIRKDHTEILSDHASIEEAIRKNANVQPVELKTEAV from the coding sequence ATGGTTTTTTACAAGACAGACGAAGAAATAGAATACATCAGAGAGAGCTGCTTGCTGGTCTGCAAAGCATTGGCGCACGTGGCCGCAATCATCCGCCCGGGCGTCAATGGCCGGGAGATCGACCAAGCAGCAGAAGAACTGATCCGGGACCACGGAGCAGTTCCTTCTTTCAAAGGGTACAACGGCTTTCCCGCTACTCTTTGCGTGTCTGTCAACGAGCATGTGGTCCATGGAATACCTGCCCCGGATCAGATATTCATGGATGGCGATGTGGTGTCCGTAGATTGCGGCGCTTTTCTCAATGGTTTCCACGGTGATTCCGCTTACACTTTTCCCTTGGGCGAGGTAGACGAGGCAGTTATGGAATTGTGCCGGGTGACCAACACCTCGCTTTACAAAGCGATCGACGCCGCGATTGCCGGCAACCGCCTGGGAGATATTGGTTTTGCTGTCCAGCAATACGTCGAGCGCGAATACAAATACGGCGTTGTTCGGGAATTGGTGGGGCATGGCATAGGCCGTGAACTCCACGAAGCCCCCGAAGTGCCCAACTACGGCAAGCGCGGCCGCGGGCCTGTATTGAAGGCGGGCCTGGTGATCGCCATCGAGCCTATGGTCAACCTGGGGCGCAAAGAAGTGCGCACCGAAGCCGATGGATGGACCGTTTACGCCAAGGACCGCAAACCCTCCGCTCACTACGAACATACGGTGGCCATCCGAAAAGATCATACCGAAATCCTTTCCGACCACGCCTCTATTGAAGAGGCCATCCGCAAAAATGCCAATGTACAGCCGGTGGAACTGAAAACCGAGGCCGTCTGA
- the secY gene encoding preprotein translocase subunit SecY — MKKLITTLKNIWKIKELRTRILFTLGMLLVFRFGSYVVLPGVIPSVLENATQNNSSPNDLLGLINVFTGGAFNNAAVFALGIMPYITASIIIQLLGFAVPYFQRLQQKEGESGRKKLNQITRLLTVAITLVQGGGYLTYINSLGAIDPTIPMGVFWISNIIILATGTVFAMWLGERITDRGIGNGVSLLITVGIIARLPQSIVFEFQSQLENNGLLIFVLEMAVLFGVVMATVLIVQGVRRIPIQFAKRMVGRGANAMPAAGVRDYIPLKVNASGVMPIIFAQALMFLPATIAQFVASGGGDVAANPVLRALNDFTSAPYNIIYFLLVVLFTYVYTALLVNPQQYAEYLKRQNAFIPGIKPGKPTADFIDAVTTRITLPGSIFLGLISIMPAFAAAFGVNISFAMFFGGTSLLILVAVVLDTLQQIESHLLMRRYDGLVKSGRIQGRSRMQGIGANM; from the coding sequence ATGAAAAAGCTAATTACCACTCTAAAGAACATTTGGAAGATCAAGGAACTGAGGACCCGCATACTCTTTACCCTGGGTATGTTGCTGGTGTTCCGGTTCGGTTCCTATGTGGTGCTTCCGGGTGTCATCCCCTCTGTGTTGGAAAACGCCACCCAGAACAACAGCTCGCCCAATGACCTGCTCGGGCTGATCAATGTGTTCACCGGTGGCGCCTTCAATAACGCCGCCGTTTTTGCGCTGGGCATCATGCCTTACATTACCGCCTCCATCATTATTCAGCTGCTGGGTTTTGCTGTGCCTTATTTTCAGCGCCTGCAACAGAAAGAGGGAGAATCGGGCCGTAAGAAACTGAACCAGATCACGCGCCTGCTGACGGTAGCCATTACCCTGGTGCAGGGTGGAGGTTACCTTACCTACATCAACAGCCTGGGCGCGATCGACCCTACCATTCCTATGGGGGTGTTCTGGATTTCTAATATCATTATCCTCGCCACCGGTACTGTTTTTGCCATGTGGCTGGGCGAGCGCATTACCGACCGTGGCATTGGCAACGGCGTTTCCCTTCTGATTACCGTAGGGATCATTGCCAGGCTTCCCCAATCTATCGTTTTCGAATTCCAGTCTCAATTGGAAAACAACGGCCTGCTGATCTTTGTGCTCGAAATGGCGGTCTTGTTCGGGGTGGTCATGGCAACTGTGCTCATCGTACAGGGCGTGCGCCGCATTCCCATACAGTTTGCCAAGCGTATGGTCGGCCGTGGAGCTAATGCCATGCCAGCCGCCGGAGTGCGGGATTACATACCGCTGAAAGTCAACGCTTCCGGGGTTATGCCTATCATTTTCGCTCAGGCGCTGATGTTCCTGCCGGCTACCATCGCACAATTCGTAGCGAGCGGTGGAGGCGATGTAGCTGCCAATCCGGTTTTGAGAGCGCTCAACGATTTCACTTCTGCTCCTTACAACATTATCTATTTTCTCCTGGTCGTCTTGTTTACTTATGTGTACACCGCTTTGCTGGTCAACCCGCAACAGTACGCCGAATACCTGAAGCGCCAGAACGCTTTTATCCCGGGCATCAAACCCGGAAAGCCGACAGCTGACTTTATCGACGCTGTCACCACGCGCATTACGCTTCCGGGCTCGATATTCCTGGGCTTGATTTCCATCATGCCGGCGTTCGCGGCGGCTTTTGGGGTGAACATCTCTTTCGCGATGTTCTTCGGCGGCACTTCGCTGCTCATCCTGGTGGCCGTGGTGCTCGATACGCTGCAGCAGATCGAGAGCCACCTGCTGATGCGCCGTTACGACGGCCTGGTCAAATCCGGAAGGATACAGGGCCGCAGCCGGATGCAGGGCATTGGCGCCAACATGTAG
- the rplO gene encoding 50S ribosomal protein L15, producing the protein MKLHSLKPADGSVKKRKRIARGIGSGHGRTATRGHKGAKSRSGFKEKRNFEGGQMPLQMRLPKIGFKNPTRVVYTPINLDRLQRIADKFNLDTVDLNALVENGIVNKNDKVKILGGGELKAKLTVQAHAFSASAKQAIEALGGTANAPE; encoded by the coding sequence ATGAAATTACATAGCTTAAAGCCTGCGGACGGATCGGTAAAGAAGCGCAAGCGGATTGCCAGAGGGATTGGTTCAGGCCATGGCCGCACGGCCACCCGAGGCCACAAGGGAGCGAAATCTCGCTCGGGTTTTAAGGAGAAGCGCAACTTCGAAGGCGGCCAGATGCCCCTGCAGATGCGCCTGCCGAAGATCGGCTTCAAAAACCCCACCCGGGTGGTTTACACGCCGATCAACCTGGACAGGCTTCAGAGAATCGCAGATAAATTCAACCTGGACACGGTAGACCTGAATGCACTGGTCGAAAACGGCATCGTAAACAAAAACGACAAAGTAAAGATACTGGGTGGCGGCGAGCTCAAGGCGAAGCTGACCGTTCAGGCCCATGCTTTTTCAGCCAGCGCCAAGCAGGCTATCGAAGCCCTGGGAGGAACCGCAAATGCTCCGGAATAA
- the rpmD gene encoding 50S ribosomal protein L30 has product MSKLNKIKITQVRSVIDRPKRQKDTMKALGLRKMNQSVVHVATPQILGMVNKVNHLVSVEDAG; this is encoded by the coding sequence ATGAGTAAGTTGAACAAGATAAAGATCACTCAAGTAAGGAGCGTCATTGACCGCCCCAAGAGGCAGAAAGATACGATGAAAGCTCTGGGGCTGCGCAAGATGAATCAGAGTGTGGTGCACGTCGCAACGCCTCAGATTCTGGGCATGGTGAATAAAGTCAACCACCTGGTGTCGGTGGAAGACGCCGGCTAG
- the rpsE gene encoding 30S ribosomal protein S5, producing the protein MAKKSSNRVKPAETDLKEKLVNLNRVAKVTKGGRTFSFAAIVVVGDGKGTVGHGLGKARDVSESISKAVDDAKKNLIKVPLHKGTIPHEQKGKYGAGKVLIKPASDGTGVIAGGAMRAVLEIAGVHNVLAKSMGSSNPHNVVKATIDALARLRSPMDVSRQRNISMEKLFNG; encoded by the coding sequence ATGGCTAAAAAGAGCTCTAACAGGGTTAAGCCCGCTGAAACGGATCTGAAGGAGAAGTTGGTTAACCTCAACCGCGTTGCCAAAGTGACAAAAGGGGGGCGGACCTTTAGCTTCGCCGCTATCGTCGTCGTCGGAGACGGCAAGGGTACGGTTGGCCATGGGCTGGGCAAAGCCCGCGATGTTTCGGAGTCGATCTCCAAAGCGGTGGACGATGCGAAGAAGAACCTGATCAAAGTGCCGCTGCACAAAGGCACCATACCCCACGAGCAGAAAGGCAAGTACGGCGCCGGCAAGGTGCTCATCAAGCCTGCTTCCGATGGTACCGGCGTGATCGCCGGCGGCGCCATGCGCGCTGTGCTGGAGATTGCCGGGGTGCACAACGTACTGGCCAAGTCGATGGGCTCCTCCAACCCGCACAACGTGGTGAAAGCCACCATCGACGCCCTGGCCCGCCTGAGAAGCCCCATGGATGTATCGCGCCAGCGCAATATTTCTATGGAGAAATTGTTTAATGGATAA
- the rplR gene encoding 50S ribosomal protein L18, translated as MSFSKAKRRQRIHWRIREKVKGTAARPRLSVYRSNRDIYCQAIDDVNGHTLFAASSREASVSRETKPVERAKQVGQLIAERAKEHNIEKVVFDRSGYLYHGRVKALAEGAREGGLKF; from the coding sequence ATGTCATTTTCAAAAGCAAAGAGAAGGCAGCGGATTCACTGGAGAATCCGCGAAAAAGTTAAGGGCACGGCAGCGCGCCCGCGCCTGAGCGTATACCGCAGCAACCGGGATATTTACTGCCAGGCCATTGACGATGTTAACGGCCACACGCTGTTCGCAGCTTCTTCCCGCGAGGCGAGCGTTTCGCGGGAGACAAAGCCGGTCGAACGGGCCAAGCAGGTGGGCCAGCTGATTGCCGAGCGCGCCAAAGAGCACAACATCGAAAAAGTGGTTTTTGACCGGAGCGGTTATCTCTACCACGGCAGGGTCAAGGCCCTGGCGGAAGGCGCTCGCGAAGGAGGCCTCAAATTTTAA
- the rplF gene encoding 50S ribosomal protein L6, translated as MSRIGKAPIELPKGVAIDVNRGNVVTVKGPKGELQQQIDPDLTVKIEDGVLTVERPTEQKRHRAMHGLYRSLINNMVEGVTHGFVKELELVGVGYRASNTGQLLELAIGYSHPVMFGLPDEVKVETRMEKGKNPVVRLESIDKQLLGQIAAKIRSFRKPEPYKGKGIRYMGEEVRRKAGKTAGS; from the coding sequence ATGTCAAGGATAGGAAAAGCTCCGATCGAATTGCCCAAGGGGGTGGCTATTGATGTCAACCGGGGCAACGTAGTTACGGTGAAAGGCCCTAAAGGAGAACTCCAGCAGCAGATCGACCCGGACCTCACGGTGAAGATTGAAGACGGCGTGCTGACCGTTGAACGCCCGACCGAACAGAAGCGCCACCGCGCAATGCACGGCCTTTACCGTTCCCTGATCAACAATATGGTGGAAGGCGTAACCCATGGGTTTGTCAAAGAACTGGAATTGGTGGGGGTCGGTTACCGCGCTTCCAATACCGGGCAGTTGCTGGAGCTTGCCATCGGATATTCTCACCCGGTGATGTTTGGCCTTCCAGACGAAGTCAAAGTGGAAACCCGCATGGAAAAAGGGAAGAACCCGGTGGTGCGCCTGGAATCTATCGACAAGCAACTGCTGGGGCAGATCGCCGCCAAAATTCGTTCCTTCCGCAAGCCGGAGCCCTACAAAGGAAAAGGTATCCGCTACATGGGCGAGGAAGTGCGCCGCAAAGCAGGCAAGACAGCCGGTTCCTAA
- the rpsH gene encoding 30S ribosomal protein S8, translating into MAVTDPIADYLTRIRNAQQAGHRIVEIPASRLKKSITEILYNQGYILKYMFADDEGKQGLIKIALKYDPQSKVPVIRELGRISKPGLRKYAKADEVPRIINGLGTCIVSTSHGLMTDKQAREANVGGELLCYIY; encoded by the coding sequence ATGGCAGTTACAGATCCAATAGCAGATTACCTGACGAGAATCCGCAATGCGCAACAGGCAGGGCATCGCATCGTCGAGATTCCGGCTTCCAGGCTCAAGAAGAGCATCACGGAAATTCTCTACAACCAGGGCTATATCCTGAAGTATATGTTCGCTGATGATGAAGGCAAGCAGGGCCTGATCAAGATTGCCTTAAAATACGACCCGCAGAGCAAGGTTCCCGTTATCCGGGAGCTGGGCCGCATTAGCAAGCCGGGCCTGCGCAAGTATGCCAAAGCCGATGAGGTGCCGCGCATCATCAACGGGCTGGGCACTTGTATCGTCTCTACTTCTCATGGGTTGATGACGGACAAGCAGGCCAGAGAAGCCAATGTCGGCGGGGAGTTGCTGTGCTATATCTACTAA
- the rpsN gene encoding 30S ribosomal protein S14, with translation MAKKSVIARERKRERMVAKYAALRKKLKEEGMWEELDKLPRNSNPIRLHNRCKLTGRPKGYMRQFGLCRVKFREMALDGKIPGVTKASW, from the coding sequence ATGGCTAAGAAATCAGTAATAGCTCGCGAGAGGAAGAGAGAAAGGATGGTGGCGAAATACGCCGCACTCCGCAAGAAGCTGAAGGAGGAAGGAATGTGGGAAGAACTCGACAAATTGCCGCGCAATTCCAACCCCATCCGGCTGCACAACCGCTGCAAACTGACCGGCCGCCCCAAGGGCTATATGCGGCAGTTCGGCCTGTGCCGCGTGAAGTTCCGCGAGATGGCCCTCGACGGCAAAATACCGGGCGTGACCAAAGCGAGCTGGTAA
- the rplE gene encoding 50S ribosomal protein L5 — MPRLKKKYREEVVPALMEQFQYGSIMEVPRLVKICLNQGVGDATQDKKLVDNALEEVAIIAGQRAVPTKARKSVSNFKLREGMTIGVRVTLRDHRMYEFLDRLIAVALPRVRDFRGVNDKSFDGRGNYSMGVTEQIIFPEIDLDKVNKITGMDVTFVTTAKTDAEALALLKMMGMPFRNQRN, encoded by the coding sequence ATACCCAGACTTAAGAAAAAATACCGCGAAGAGGTGGTGCCCGCTCTGATGGAACAGTTTCAGTACGGTTCCATCATGGAAGTGCCCCGGCTTGTAAAGATATGCCTTAATCAGGGTGTAGGCGACGCGACCCAGGACAAGAAGCTGGTGGACAACGCCCTCGAGGAAGTGGCCATCATCGCTGGCCAGCGCGCTGTGCCCACCAAGGCCCGCAAATCGGTTTCCAACTTCAAACTTCGCGAAGGAATGACCATCGGCGTGCGCGTTACCCTCAGGGATCACCGCATGTACGAATTCCTCGACCGCCTGATCGCCGTGGCGCTGCCTCGGGTGCGGGACTTCCGCGGCGTCAACGACAAGAGTTTTGACGGCCGGGGGAACTATTCCATGGGCGTTACCGAACAGATCATCTTCCCGGAGATCGACCTCGACAAAGTCAACAAGATCACCGGTATGGATGTGACCTTTGTGACCACCGCCAAGACGGACGCAGAAGCCCTGGCGCTGCTGAAGATGATGGGCATGCCGTTCAGGAACCAGAGAAATTAA
- the rplX gene encoding 50S ribosomal protein L24: MKIKKGDKVVVIAGAYKDRSRPREVLEVFPGKNRVIVEDVNMAKKHTKPTQDNPGGINEVPMPIHISNLMLVDPKTGEPTRVGRKEADGKLVRYSKKSGEIIK, from the coding sequence CTGAAGATCAAAAAAGGAGATAAGGTAGTGGTCATCGCTGGCGCCTACAAGGACAGGAGCCGCCCACGCGAGGTGCTCGAGGTATTCCCCGGCAAGAACCGGGTGATCGTCGAAGATGTCAACATGGCCAAGAAACATACCAAACCGACACAAGACAACCCCGGCGGCATCAATGAAGTGCCCATGCCCATCCACATCTCCAACCTGATGCTGGTGGATCCCAAGACCGGCGAACCAACCCGGGTCGGCAGAAAAGAGGCCGACGGCAAACTGGTGCGTTATTCTAAAAAATCCGGCGAAATCATCAAGTAA
- the rplN gene encoding 50S ribosomal protein L14, whose product MIQQESRLKVADNSGAKEVLCIRVLGGSKRRYASIGDLIVVSVKEASPGGIKKGSVSKAVVVRTKKEVRRRDGSYIRFDDNAVVLLTANDEPRGTRIFGPVARELREKDYMRIVSLAPEVL is encoded by the coding sequence ATGATCCAGCAAGAGAGCAGGCTAAAGGTTGCGGACAACAGCGGCGCCAAAGAAGTGCTTTGCATCCGTGTTTTGGGAGGTTCGAAGCGCCGTTACGCCTCCATCGGCGACCTGATCGTGGTCAGTGTGAAGGAAGCTTCGCCGGGTGGCATTAAGAAGGGCAGTGTTTCCAAGGCCGTGGTCGTTCGCACCAAAAAAGAGGTGCGCCGCCGCGACGGCTCTTACATCCGTTTTGATGACAACGCCGTGGTGCTGCTCACCGCCAACGACGAACCCAGAGGAACGCGGATTTTCGGCCCGGTGGCCCGTGAACTGCGGGAGAAGGATTACATGCGTATCGTATCTCTGGCGCCGGAAGTACTTTAA
- the rpsQ gene encoding 30S ribosomal protein S17 — MENRNLRKQRVGVVTSNKMDKTIAVSVERRLRHPIYGKFVKKSNKFMAHDENNDCNIGDVVRIMESRPLSKLKRWRLVEIIERAK, encoded by the coding sequence ATGGAAAACAGAAATCTCAGAAAGCAGCGTGTCGGCGTGGTGACGAGCAACAAGATGGACAAGACCATCGCCGTTTCCGTTGAGCGCAGGCTTCGCCACCCGATCTACGGGAAGTTCGTAAAGAAATCCAACAAGTTCATGGCTCATGACGAGAACAATGACTGCAACATCGGCGACGTCGTGCGCATCATGGAATCCCGCCCGTTGAGCAAACTCAAGCGTTGGAGGCTCGTAGAAATCATAGAACGGGCCAAGTAA
- the rpmC gene encoding 50S ribosomal protein L29 — translation MATKKFLELKEFSDPDLQSELRDTEAQYQKLKFDHAIKGMDNPLVLREVRRDIARLRTEIRRREIAAMTPEQLANRSKKRARRRRK, via the coding sequence ATGGCAACGAAAAAATTCTTGGAGCTTAAGGAGTTCAGCGACCCAGACCTGCAAAGCGAGTTGAGAGACACCGAAGCACAATACCAGAAACTGAAGTTCGACCACGCGATCAAAGGCATGGACAACCCGTTGGTGCTGCGCGAAGTGCGCCGGGATATCGCCCGGCTTCGGACGGAGATACGCCGCAGAGAGATCGCCGCAATGACGCCGGAGCAATTGGCTAACCGTTCTAAAAAAAGGGCCAGAAGGCGGCGCAAGTAA
- the rplP gene encoding 50S ribosomal protein L16 codes for MLQPKRTKYRKQQKGSNKGLAYKGSSIDFGTFGLKTLQGGRITNRQIEAARVAMTRYMKREGKTWIRIFPDKPITSKPQEVRMGKGKGALDHWVAMVKPGRMLFEVDGVSPEIAQEALRLAAQKLPVLTKFVVRHDYAE; via the coding sequence ATGTTACAGCCAAAAAGAACAAAGTACCGGAAGCAGCAGAAGGGAAGTAACAAAGGACTGGCGTACAAGGGCAGCTCGATAGATTTTGGCACTTTCGGCTTGAAGACCCTTCAGGGAGGCCGGATCACCAATCGCCAGATCGAAGCGGCGCGGGTAGCGATGACGCGTTACATGAAGCGGGAAGGCAAGACCTGGATACGCATTTTTCCGGACAAGCCGATCACCTCAAAGCCCCAGGAAGTGCGGATGGGTAAAGGCAAGGGAGCGCTCGACCACTGGGTTGCCATGGTCAAGCCGGGCCGGATGCTGTTCGAGGTCGACGGCGTGAGCCCGGAGATCGCTCAGGAGGCCCTGCGGCTGGCTGCGCAGAAGCTGCCGGTATTGACGAAGTTCGTCGTCCGCCATGATTATGCGGAATAA